In Actinoplanes sp. NBC_00393, a single genomic region encodes these proteins:
- a CDS encoding alpha/beta hydrolase, with translation MTTILPPDATSTVGPPPPFDLELAAALDVIGEQLPAALTAEMIQPMRAGSLMADLSDEDLARDGSFTVTRRLVPGPAGDPDVELLILTPAGANSALPGIYHTHGGGMVIGNNRTGVDALQDWATEVPAVIVSVEYRLAPEHPHPAPVEDCYAGLLWTAEHAAELGIDPQRLIVAGASAGGGLAAALALLARDRGGPELAGQMLLCPMIDDRNDTPSAIQMAGRGVWDRTANDTGWTALLGTDREDVSPYAAPARATDLSGLPPAFIDVGSAETFRDEDVTYASRIWQAGGQAELHVWPGGFHGFDMMAPQAAISQEARAARVRWLRRLLGA, from the coding sequence GTGACGACCATCCTGCCGCCGGACGCCACCAGCACCGTAGGCCCGCCCCCGCCGTTCGACCTGGAGCTGGCAGCCGCGCTCGATGTGATCGGCGAGCAGTTGCCGGCCGCGCTGACCGCCGAGATGATCCAGCCGATGCGCGCCGGTTCGCTGATGGCCGACCTCAGCGACGAGGACCTGGCACGCGACGGCAGCTTCACCGTCACCCGGCGCCTGGTGCCCGGACCGGCCGGCGACCCGGACGTCGAGCTGCTGATCCTCACCCCGGCAGGCGCGAACTCCGCGCTGCCGGGGATCTACCACACGCACGGCGGCGGCATGGTGATCGGCAACAACCGGACCGGCGTCGACGCCTTGCAGGACTGGGCCACCGAGGTGCCGGCGGTGATCGTCTCCGTCGAGTACCGGCTCGCCCCCGAACACCCCCACCCCGCACCGGTCGAGGACTGCTACGCGGGCCTGCTCTGGACCGCCGAACACGCCGCCGAACTAGGCATCGACCCACAACGCCTGATCGTGGCCGGCGCCAGCGCGGGTGGCGGCCTCGCTGCCGCGTTGGCCCTGCTGGCCCGCGACCGCGGCGGCCCCGAACTCGCCGGCCAGATGCTGCTCTGCCCGATGATCGACGACCGCAACGACACCCCGTCCGCGATCCAGATGGCCGGCCGCGGCGTCTGGGACCGCACCGCGAACGACACTGGCTGGACCGCCCTGCTCGGCACGGACCGCGAGGACGTCTCCCCGTACGCTGCTCCCGCCCGAGCCACCGACCTCTCCGGCCTGCCGCCGGCCTTCATCGACGTCGGCTCGGCCGAGACGTTCCGCGACGAGGACGTGACCTACGCGAGCCGCATCTGGCAGGCCGGCGGCCAGGCCGAACTGCACGTCTGGCCCGGCGGCTTCCACGGCTTCGACATGATGGCGCCGCAGGCCGCCATCTCCCAGGAGGCCCGCGCCGCCCGCGTCCGCTGGCTACGCCGCCTCCTCGGCGCGTAG